A region of the Campylobacter cuniculorum DSM 23162 = LMG 24588 genome:
CATATTTTTGCGTTCAGCGTGCATTCTCGCAAAACCTGCTCGCTTTTCGAGGATAAAATCCTTAGCAAAAACACCATTTTGTATGTCTTTTAAAACGGCTTTCATTGCCTTTTTGCTCTCTTCAGTGATGATTTTAGCCCCAGTGATATAATCTCCATATTCAGCAGTATTTGAGATAGAATACCTCATATCTGCAATGCCTCCTTGATAGATTAAATCCACAATGAGTTTCATCTCGTGCAAACATTCAAAATAAGCCATTTCAGGTTCGTATCCTGCTTCAACTAAGGTCTGAAAACCCGCTTGAATGAGAGCCGTTAAACCTCCACAAAGCACTGCTTGTTCGCCAAAAAGATCTGTCTCTGTTTCAGCTTTAAAGGTTGTTTCAATGATTCCGGTTCTTCCTCCGCCGATTGCACTTGCATAGCTTAGAGCAATGTTTTTAGCATTTTTACTCTCATCTTGATGGATGGCAATCAAACAAGGTGTTCCACCTCCTAAAGTAAATTCATTGCGCACTGTGTGTCCGGGAGCTTTTGGAGCAATCATAATCACATCAATTCCCTTTGGAGCAATGATTTGTCCATAATGTATATTAAAACCATGTGCAAAAGCAATAGCCTTGCCTTCAGTTAAATTTGGTTTGATTTGAGCGTTAAAAATATCAGCTTGAATTTCATCCGGAGCTAAAATCATAATCACATCGGCTTCTTTTGTTGCCTCATCAACTTTTTTTACTTCAAAACCTGCATTTTTAGCCTTTTGCCAACTCGCTCCGCCCTCTCTAAGTCCTATGATAACACTCACTCCATTGTCTCTTAAATTCATTGCATGAGCGTGTCCTTGCGAACCAAAGCCTATAATTGCCACTTTTTTGGATTGGATTAATTTCAAATCACAATCTTTATCATAATAAACCACAACAGCCATTTATTTCTCCTTGTTTTTATTATAAAATTAGCATTATAGCGAAACAAACTATAATTTCATATTTTTTTTATAAAGTTTATGTAAGAATTTCTAAAAATTTACAGAGCAAAGCAGTGAAAGAATTTCTAAATAAACTAAATTACGGCATCAGTGCAAATGAAATTAAGGCTGAAGAAAAACAAATTCTAAGAGAACTTTTAAAAAATAATATCATCAAAGAATATAAAAATAAATTTTATCTTAATGACGGCTTTGTATTTGGAGAGCTTGATATTTCGAGTAAAGCAATAGGCTTTTTAAAATGTTTTGATGAAAACTATGAAAGAGATTTATTGATAGAAAATAAGCATTTAAAAGGGGCAAATTATAAAGATATAGTCGTTGCAAAACTCTTAAATTTTAAAAAAAAGCGTCAAAGTGCAAAAATCATTCTCATCTTACAAAGAGCGAATAAAAATTCTATTGTTATCACTAAAAAATACGGACAAGCCGTTCTTGGAATGGATATAAAAACCGGTTTAAGCGTTGCTTTAAAGGCTTCTCAAAAATCTTTAAAAGCTTTGCCTTTAGGCACCATACTAAAGATAGAAAATCAAGAAAATCGCATTTTAGAAGTCTTAGGGCATATTGATGATGAAAAAATTGATGAAAAAATCTCCCTCGCACTTTTTAATAAAAATGTTGAATTTAGTGAAACTTGCATTAAAGAATCTCTAGCAAATGGGGATTTTGTCGATGCAAATATGTATAAAAATCGTAAAGATTTAAGAGCTTTGAGTTTTTGTACTATAGACCCCATTCATGCTAAAGATTTTGATGATGCGATTTATTATAATGAGCAAGAAAATGCGATTTATGTCGCCATTGCTGATGTGAGCGAGTATGTTTTTGCCTATAGTGCGATAGATAAAGAGGCTAGAGCGAGGGGGTTTTCAATTTATTTTCCTCATATTGCTATACCGATGTTGCCCCCTGCTTTGAGTGAAAATATTTGTTCTTTAAAGCCGGATGTGGATCGTTTGGTGTATTGCTTTAAAATCATTTTAAATCAAAATTTAGAACCTATAAAAGAAGAGCTTTTTGAGGCTATCATTCATTCTAAACGTCGTTTTAATTACGATGAAGTCGATAAATTATTAGAAAAAAAAGCGGATTTAGCAGAATTTTCTTGGCTTTATAAACTCGAAAAACTCACGCGTCTTTTAAGAAAAAAAAGACTTGAAAATGCTTTTGAGTTTAAAACTGAAGAATTAAGAATGGTTTTAGATGAAAATTTAGCCTTAAAAAGCACAAATTACGAAAAATCCACGCCTTCTCATAATCTCATCGAAGATTGTATGCTCTTGGCTAATAAAGCTGCTGCAAAGCTTATTGATATAGGAATTTTTAGGAATCATCTCAGTGCGGATTTAAAAAAAATCGAAAAACTTCTCAATGAGCTTGCAAGTTTAGGAATCAATGTCAAATTTAAGTCTCATTTGCCCGAACTCATCCGTGATATACAAAGCCTAGCTGACACACTTAATCTAAGGGCAGAGCTTGATAAACTCATCATTAAAGCACAAAAAAAGGCGGAGTATTCAAGCATAAATGCTGGACATTTTGGTTTGGGTTTTCAAAGATATACTCATTTTACAAGTCCGATTAGGAGATATTCTGATTTGATTTTACACAGACTTTTGAAGGCTAAGATGAAAAAAGATGAAAAATTATTTCAATATCTGCTTTTAAACATACAGAGTACTTGCGAAAATTTAAGCCTTTTAGAAAGAGAAGCGGATAGGGTTGCAAATGATTTTTTAAGCAGAAAATTTGCAAGATGGGCTTTGAAAAATAGGGGTAAAAAATTCAAGGCTGTGATTGTAGAAAATACAAATATAACTCTAGCAAAACTTGATGATGAAATCAAAGGAGCAGAGATTATTTTAAGTGATTCTAAAATCAATTTACTTCAAAAGGTTGAAATTTTAATCACCGATGCGGATATAGTGATGGCAAAAATTTTCGGACGCATCACTCAAATTTTAGAGGAGGGATAAATAATGTATAAAAAGGATTTACAACTTTTATTGACTAAAGACAATTTTCCAAATTTTTTTCTTCTTTATGGGGGAGATAATTTTCAAATCGAGCTTTATGCGGATTTTATCAAAAAAAAATACCTTGCTGATGAAAGTTTAAAGGTGTATTTTGAAGAATATAATTTTGCTCAAGCGAGTGAT
Encoded here:
- the ilvC gene encoding ketol-acid reductoisomerase → MAVVVYYDKDCDLKLIQSKKVAIIGFGSQGHAHAMNLRDNGVSVIIGLREGGASWQKAKNAGFEVKKVDEATKEADVIMILAPDEIQADIFNAQIKPNLTEGKAIAFAHGFNIHYGQIIAPKGIDVIMIAPKAPGHTVRNEFTLGGGTPCLIAIHQDESKNAKNIALSYASAIGGGRTGIIETTFKAETETDLFGEQAVLCGGLTALIQAGFQTLVEAGYEPEMAYFECLHEMKLIVDLIYQGGIADMRYSISNTAEYGDYITGAKIITEESKKAMKAVLKDIQNGVFAKDFILEKRAGFARMHAERKNMNDSLIEKTGRNLRAMMPWISAKKLIDKDKN
- a CDS encoding RNB domain-containing ribonuclease codes for the protein MKEFLNKLNYGISANEIKAEEKQILRELLKNNIIKEYKNKFYLNDGFVFGELDISSKAIGFLKCFDENYERDLLIENKHLKGANYKDIVVAKLLNFKKKRQSAKIILILQRANKNSIVITKKYGQAVLGMDIKTGLSVALKASQKSLKALPLGTILKIENQENRILEVLGHIDDEKIDEKISLALFNKNVEFSETCIKESLANGDFVDANMYKNRKDLRALSFCTIDPIHAKDFDDAIYYNEQENAIYVAIADVSEYVFAYSAIDKEARARGFSIYFPHIAIPMLPPALSENICSLKPDVDRLVYCFKIILNQNLEPIKEELFEAIIHSKRRFNYDEVDKLLEKKADLAEFSWLYKLEKLTRLLRKKRLENAFEFKTEELRMVLDENLALKSTNYEKSTPSHNLIEDCMLLANKAAAKLIDIGIFRNHLSADLKKIEKLLNELASLGINVKFKSHLPELIRDIQSLADTLNLRAELDKLIIKAQKKAEYSSINAGHFGLGFQRYTHFTSPIRRYSDLILHRLLKAKMKKDEKLFQYLLLNIQSTCENLSLLEREADRVANDFLSRKFARWALKNRGKKFKAVIVENTNITLAKLDDEIKGAEIILSDSKINLLQKVEILITDADIVMAKIFGRITQILEEG